A single region of the Micropterus dolomieu isolate WLL.071019.BEF.003 ecotype Adirondacks linkage group LG18, ASM2129224v1, whole genome shotgun sequence genome encodes:
- the si:dkey-13a21.4 gene encoding ras-related protein rab7 isoform X1, with the protein MKEGKSPVTLKLILIGSSGVGKSSFMNRYVNHRFTNMYRATIGTDFLSKTVNIDGDTVILQIWDTAGTERFQSLGTPLYRGAHCCMLVFDVTSRASFSALEGWRKEFLIQGEPQDPSDFPFIVLGNKTDLSNREVSGRQALQWCEEIGAEYCEGSAKEDLDVEGPFLRAARSGLQQYKKHTLENTGHFQITCKQPRETRNTCEC; encoded by the exons ATGAAGGAAGGAAAAAGTCCGGTTACTCTGAAATTAATCCTCATAGGAAGCTCCGG gGTGGGAAAATCCTCCTTCATGAACAGATATGTGAATCACCGCTTCACCAACATGTACCGGGCCACTATAGGGACTGACTTCCTTTCCAAAACAGTCAACATAGATGGGGACACGGTCATCCTGCAG ATCTGGGACACAGCAGGCACAGAGAGGTTCCAGTCTCTGGGCACACCTCTGTACAGAGGAGCCCACtgctgcatgctggtgtttgaTGTCACATCCAGAGCTAGTTTCTCTGCCCTGGAGGGGTGGAGGAAGGAGTTTCTGATCCAGGGTGAGCCTCAGGACCCATCTGACTTCCCCTTCATTGTACTGGGCAACAAGACTGACCTGAGCAACCGGGAG GTATCTGGCAGGCAGGCCCTGCAGTGGTGCGAGGAGATAGGAGCAGAATACTGTGAAGGCAGCGCTAAAGAGGACCTGGATGTGGAAGGGCCGTTCCTGAGAGCGGCTCGCAGCGGCTTACAGCAG tacaaaaaacacacattggaAAATACAGGACATTTCCAGATAACCTGCAAACAGCCGAGAGAAACTCGCAACACCTGTGAGTGCTGA
- the si:dkey-13a21.4 gene encoding ras-related protein rab7 isoform X2 → MVGKSSFMNRYVNHRFTNMYRATIGTDFLSKTVNIDGDTVILQIWDTAGTERFQSLGTPLYRGAHCCMLVFDVTSRASFSALEGWRKEFLIQGEPQDPSDFPFIVLGNKTDLSNREVSGRQALQWCEEIGAEYCEGSAKEDLDVEGPFLRAARSGLQQYKKHTLENTGHFQITCKQPRETRNTCEC, encoded by the exons gGTGGGAAAATCCTCCTTCATGAACAGATATGTGAATCACCGCTTCACCAACATGTACCGGGCCACTATAGGGACTGACTTCCTTTCCAAAACAGTCAACATAGATGGGGACACGGTCATCCTGCAG ATCTGGGACACAGCAGGCACAGAGAGGTTCCAGTCTCTGGGCACACCTCTGTACAGAGGAGCCCACtgctgcatgctggtgtttgaTGTCACATCCAGAGCTAGTTTCTCTGCCCTGGAGGGGTGGAGGAAGGAGTTTCTGATCCAGGGTGAGCCTCAGGACCCATCTGACTTCCCCTTCATTGTACTGGGCAACAAGACTGACCTGAGCAACCGGGAG GTATCTGGCAGGCAGGCCCTGCAGTGGTGCGAGGAGATAGGAGCAGAATACTGTGAAGGCAGCGCTAAAGAGGACCTGGATGTGGAAGGGCCGTTCCTGAGAGCGGCTCGCAGCGGCTTACAGCAG tacaaaaaacacacattggaAAATACAGGACATTTCCAGATAACCTGCAAACAGCCGAGAGAAACTCGCAACACCTGTGAGTGCTGA
- the si:dkey-13a21.4 gene encoding ras-related protein rab7 isoform X3, translating into MNRYVNHRFTNMYRATIGTDFLSKTVNIDGDTVILQIWDTAGTERFQSLGTPLYRGAHCCMLVFDVTSRASFSALEGWRKEFLIQGEPQDPSDFPFIVLGNKTDLSNREVSGRQALQWCEEIGAEYCEGSAKEDLDVEGPFLRAARSGLQQYKKHTLENTGHFQITCKQPRETRNTCEC; encoded by the exons ATGAACAGATATGTGAATCACCGCTTCACCAACATGTACCGGGCCACTATAGGGACTGACTTCCTTTCCAAAACAGTCAACATAGATGGGGACACGGTCATCCTGCAG ATCTGGGACACAGCAGGCACAGAGAGGTTCCAGTCTCTGGGCACACCTCTGTACAGAGGAGCCCACtgctgcatgctggtgtttgaTGTCACATCCAGAGCTAGTTTCTCTGCCCTGGAGGGGTGGAGGAAGGAGTTTCTGATCCAGGGTGAGCCTCAGGACCCATCTGACTTCCCCTTCATTGTACTGGGCAACAAGACTGACCTGAGCAACCGGGAG GTATCTGGCAGGCAGGCCCTGCAGTGGTGCGAGGAGATAGGAGCAGAATACTGTGAAGGCAGCGCTAAAGAGGACCTGGATGTGGAAGGGCCGTTCCTGAGAGCGGCTCGCAGCGGCTTACAGCAG tacaaaaaacacacattggaAAATACAGGACATTTCCAGATAACCTGCAAACAGCCGAGAGAAACTCGCAACACCTGTGAGTGCTGA